The Pecten maximus chromosome 6, xPecMax1.1, whole genome shotgun sequence DNA window tatacatgtatcatgtcaGAACTTCCTTCGTCAACAAAACTAAGCATTTCTATTTAGCATCCTTTGCAAACACCTTGATAAGCCGAAATACAAGGACCATTTTGTTCGTTAGCGTATGTGACTCCCCGTGCCGAAagatatacataacaataaaAGATGCACCTGATTCAATATTTATAGAAGAAGTCATTTTGCCAGTCAACAATGCTAGTCCTTTTTCCTCACTTGTTCTTACACTAAACGGGATTTTACGGAACTGATATGATGGCCAATAGTCGTCCACCCCAAACAATATACTGTGAAGTTATATAGAATGGAAATAATCAACAGCAAGGATACCTACATTGCATCGTATTTGAATATATTATACCTCATTCATTTAAGTGCCTATTTGAGTCTAGTAGTTGCTCCGGtccatatatagtatatggcCCGGAGTCAAGGGCCGAAGTCCTTGACTCCGGGCCGACGCTATatgaaaatgacgtcataataccaAGTTGACGTCgtcatattatgacgtcatcatttcagACACTGAGCGAAATGGCGTCTGGCAGTGATAGATTTGCGTCCTTGGACGAAACCGAACTTGTTTCGATAACCGATGCGAAGGACTCCATCAATACCAAACAAGCAACTAAATACGCAGTGAACACCTTCCGTTcctatttaaaagaaaaatctaCAACAGAGGATTTGTTTAATGATTAAGAACaacttgttgtttattttttccatgTCATGTTGGTCATATtcggtataatataacaaatattgcatggcACTGAGGGCAATATGGGAGTTTATGGACTGGTCAGtcacccaaatatatgtatatggaccgAAGCTCTTCGCTTcggtccatatacatatatttgggtgaCTGACCAGTCCATAAACTCCCATATTGCCCTCAGTgccatgcaatatttgttaaatatcaataacatataattattttagACTTAGACACCTGTGAATACAGTCAATGATGTGTGTTTACTAATTTCTCAATGTTTCCAGATAACCATCGACGGGTGCACAGGTCATGTAGAATTCACAAAGGCTGGGAAGAGAAAGGAGACTTTTCTCAGGATGTCTACTCTGGCAACATTGAAAAATGGAACAGTGAGTGttgaaaatacaatatattcACATAGGAGTATGCCTATTTCGCAAATATAGCACATTGTGATAGAGTTTACCAccaacatgtatatttgtagtaGACCTAGATTGGATTGTGAGGTCGgttataaagaaaacaaatcttgAAGTAGTTAGGCTTTTTTTCATGCAATGTGGCACTTTCTATGTATTTAGATTTGAATAGCTAGATATTTTAGCTTCGAAAATTAGCTAGatatggaatatatataaagCCCTTTTTATTTATGGAGACCAATGACTCTGATTACCAGGTAAGAGCCGTTGCTTGGAAcctttttttatgttttttttttattattattatttttttaacgtAGACATTCGAACTACTTAATGTGATGGTATTGTTTGAAAACTCATGACATATAAAATGTCCGTTCCACATGGGGTGTCTTTTCATTTTTAGTGACTGTTATTATAATTAGCACCATTGCCATTCCTAAACACTGTGCATTTGTTAAGTATACTGTACTAGATTGCGTAATTGTGGTGGTTCCTGAATAGGTCTGTCACGTGACATGGTGCACATCCTGCGATTGCTCTTTGCGCTAGTGTTGTGGCATGGTTAATCTCCGATTAAGAATGGTATTTGAGAATGTAGTGTGGCATGATATGTATCACTAACATAATTGACGTATACTTTAACTTAGAAATAAACTTTTTCAACAGGATTATTGTATGCTTACTTGAATTATCCAAATGATACTggatatatgtattgtttaataatTTTGATACTAAACGTTAGATTTACTCTTAGGCCTATATTTATCaggataattaaaaaaaataatagataCTGGAATATTCAGAACATGTGTGCTGAATAATTGGCATATGAATGTATGTGGACATTTGTAAATTTTGAGTTATTTCATGTTGTCGAAAAGATgatgttttcttgttttgaaatataagaaatgtcatttaaattttccataccttttatgataaaaattgtatttaaaaaaaaattaattaccTACTTTATGAGATACAAATATgattaatatgaaataaattaattcctttaaatctttTATTGAATTTGGATTAATCAGCATTTATGGCGCTGGCTTACTGTCATTTCAGCAGAGTAATAGTAATCGTTTTAAGTTTTAGCTCCCTATGCTTTATTAATTACTAATGCGTATAATGGACATATGCTGGTGACAGGTAGTATCATCATGatctatttttgtttctttttcttccCACTTTCTTCTCATTTTGTCATCAATTTTTGTTACTGAAATTTTTTTCAACTGAAAATGTTAAGatgaaaaaagtgttttttcggctttaaaaaaaatattttgtttaaaaaaatagaggaatttgattttaattaaaaatatttcatatacaacTTTTATTGGTTGAAGACGCcatgacatgatatataaagaTCTTGATAAGATAATTATAAAGATGTTATTATCGTCTTATTGTGAGCAGCATATATAATGCTCAAagactgatgtatacatgtatatgtgaatCAATGGGTGTTATTCATTTGTGACCCTTTTGTTTGCTTCAGCTGTTCTTTTACAATACTTTTGTCTTTTCTTCACTAAATATCTTGTCAAATTAATTCTAGTAGTTGTCCACTTCTTATCTTTTATAATACATGTTCAACTCAATACTAACAAACCCATGTGGGTGTCAATTCTACAACAAagcatgtatatatgtttatatcgcATTGTCTACTGAGTATGTCGTGAATCACTTAATATGCATATTGCCACATGGATTTTTGGAATCGATGAATgcaaattcaaatttcctgtaAGGAGGTTTACGAATATAAACCTGTGATTctttaaatagaaaatatccATGTATATATGGTTTGCATTCATAAAGTTAAAATGTCATTTCGCGTATGAAGCGTGAATATTTTCTTTTGGCAGTTCATATCCGTTATGAATGTAGTGGAATCACATGCGACAATTTTAACTGCAAGTGATTTACAATACTTTATAATATTAGTAATAGAATTCTTACATTGGTGAGGGAttctattattgtatttatcatgACTATCTGTTCATAGTAATGGACTGTGTAGTAGCTGGCTAGAAATATACACGCCAGTCGAGTAGTTCTAATGTACATGCTTTacgtgtctatatataaattatagacTCTCGTTATATAGTTGTTCATTTTCACTGGAGTTTCAATCCGGccaattatcaaataaaaaggAAAGTGTTGATGATGTATTTGAACGTATAgcgtatttttgttttacaacaattagTAAATTTAGGATATGTCAAGACACTCGTGCATCACTCTGATGTGAGGCTTGAGtgatattttcattacattGCACATTTACGACTCTCCAGTCTCTAGAAAATGAGCAACAATATGATTATAAAGCACAATATccattcaaaatttaaagtgaGGCTCTTGGAAGTTGAAATTACGCTTGATCTTGTTTGATTGTGCCTCATAGCCAACTTACTCCATTACTAAACGAAGCATTGCCTTATGTAATATATTCTCAAAAACGACCATTACACATAAAACACTAATAACTTTGTAATTGGTTTTGAATGTGTGGGTTTATTGAAAAATTccaatttcaaattaataagAGTTCCTTACCATTTCATATCCGACAACAATTATCTTGATTTTAATGTCCCCCGTTTTGTCTAGAGCCTCACTTCTTAGTGTATGTCTGCCCATGTGTCTGCGCCTGTGCTATGTATACTGACGCTTCGtttctgttttcttttcttcaaaCATTTACAGAGTACTCTATTTCAGTCAGGAACATGGAGAAGCCTTAAAGACACCATGCAACAGCGGATCGAACCGTCCAGGTCTTATGATAGTGTTATGAGAATGGGCGATGACATATTTGGCAACGAACCACTAAGAATTACAACTATCATCGTAAGTGATTCTGAAGAAGGTTTTGTTGGACACGATTTATGTTCGAAAACGTAAATCTTTCTTATAAATCTATTTCAATGTGGTTTGTTTTTTCAGGttaaattaaaaatgaatattccATAGCTAACAAGACTACGATTCAAATCTTGGTATCTTGGATTGATTGAACCAGACAAAGGTGAAATTAAAATACagtttcaaatatttacataaatgagAGATTTAGCTACTTCTATTGAAGGACACATGTTTCATTaagatattatttatataaatacatgtcctACTGAGTGCGATCCAAATGTCATAAAAGTATTTTGCTAGCGTTAATAGTATGATAAGCTTACAATATAAGAGTTTGAATTGGTAATATGTTGATACGAGAAGAATGAATTGTTTTTGGCGTCAAAAcgttaattttgatttattttccaaCATTTTAGTTTTGACGTCTGCTTTCAGTCAATAATTCACTTTGATCACGATATAAAAGATATTACTGAAGTCCAGTATTATTTATCCCAAAATAGAGAATGAAACAAGAGTGAATGTAATAAGCAAGACGGAACCACGAGGAAAGACCATGGCATTTGATAGTATTTACTAAATTACTATGTCTTGTATCAGTTTTTCAAGTATTGCCAGAGTAATGTAATGTAATCACAAGGCGTTTCATATCTCATCGCAAATATATATCCTTGGcaatatattcaaattattacTTGTAATCCTGTGAATTTCACGTATTATCCCCGAATTGATGATTTGTCCTAAAGCTGATGTATTGCTTTGATTTTAAAAGCcgatatacatttatttttggaaaaaactgttcattttattttattatattctttatttcaactcattgctttttatttgatttttctttCTTGTTTGCCTTATTATATTTGGGGAAATGTCATGTCAGAAAACTGACTTCTACATTATCTTACATAAGGCATATACTAGTCCTTATTCAGTGAGCACCAATCTAATCCGTGCATGTGACGCTTACATGTACGTCACTGCTTGAGAATAACTATCACTCAGAATATACATCCATTAGTCAGAAAAACTCCATTAGATTATGAAgtcattttaattcatattttcaattttgttacAATAAGCCAACAAGCGAAATTGACACTTTTTTATTTCAAGACTGTGTCTACTAACCATATGTGTCACCGAGTCAGCACAAACGCCGACTCATGCATAGTTCTGAGttcaaccaatgaaatacgACGTTAGATGAGGAAGATTTTCTGAGCATCATATGACGCCGTATTTTATTGGTTGAGCCTGAGTTTAACACGAGGTGATGGTGATTTGGGTTTTCTTTCTACTGAAAAATGACGACATACACAATGCATTACACACAATATTTTTCATGGTAAGTATAAATGAAGATAGGATATCACTCCGTCGTAGAGAGGACATTAATGAAAGTTCATTTTCTGTGTTTACATAAAGCCATATTACTTCTTTTAGTTTTGTATGGATTATGTCCTTCTATTAAGATCATGTTTATGGATTTAATGTAACGAATTAAGATagtatattaaaacaaatcaacacatttgcatttaaaaaaaagatatccTTTGCGACAATGTAATGTACTTTTTACATTGTGAATAAGCATCCTCCTCTAAATTCAAGGAAAGCAAGGTCTTATTTCATtagttagatttttttttttgtaatttcatttCCATTGGATCAGCGTTATAACCGACGTAAAACAAACATTCACATATCAGAGCAATAGTTGACCttttatttaaatgatacaaggtttttgactttttttttcatcaatgcTATTATTGGTTAAGATTATATTGCTTAAATGCGATTACGGATTAATTAAATATAACCTTCCTGTTTATGAAACACGCCATACTATGCTTCTGTCCATCTGTTTTGAAACAGCTTCTTCTCAAACAGAAGACAAAATATTAACGTTTATTTTGctctttttttttgcttttaccCATCTTTTGTGTTGTGTCGTTCAGTGTTGGACATTGTAACAATGTATTGACACATATGAAGAAAATACCATGCCTCTGAGTAAACCGAATTACTGGatacatataaatatcagtTTATTTGAAGTTCATCAAAGTGTAAATATATGTGGAATGAAATAATTCcttaaatattaatatctaCACTACATCAAGAGAACAACTTTACGCGTGATTTACAGGCTATAAAGCGACGTTtgtatatgaaaaataacacaagtgtTGCCATTGCAAGTTCGCAGATGTTTTCATTAGACATGTTTACACATTTTACATGTTTATGCAGGTACAATATTAGTttgtgcaaatatatatatataaaagcatGAACAAGAAACCTcaattgttttgtgtttttacgAAATAAGCGGGTTATCATGTAGTCTTTGGCGATATAGGCAAAATGGTATGGAATAAAGGAAGTATCGCCAGTTATAAGACGTCATGTAATATATTCAACAGCGCATGCTTTTGTTATTGCCCTTCAGCTGTTGTTAGTGTTATGACTTCTTTTTCATAACAGGAGCCTCCGTTTATCCAATGGAAAAATGACAGCCCGCTGTCACACCCCATTTACAACCTAAACGACCATCTGGAAGGTTTTTGTGTCAGCGTTTTAGAAGAAATGGCCAAATTATTGGATTTTACATACAATCTAACACTGGTACCTGATGGCAAATTTGGAAGTTTGAAGTCTCATGGGTGGACCGGAATGGTCAGAGTGTTGTTCGAAAAGGTATAGAACAATTACAGAAGTATACAAACTATAACCTTAGTATGAGAACTATCATTTGAATTAAGATGTCTTTATGAATAAGCATGACCTTTTTGTTTTTACTAAATACCTTTTCAAATGGTCTCATAAAAATTACCTTTTAAATATCAGTACTCTAATATTGTCTTGATTTGGCTAAAATAATAATTGCATTACTGTAATATATTCATCTCATTTCTATGCATGTTTTCATGAGTAAATTGTGTTTCGGCTCATTTCTCAATATATTAtgtctaaaaatagaacatttaACTGTTAATGAATACATTCAATGAATAGTACAGCcttataaaatgtatgtttgcATATTTAAGTGAACAGATCAATAGGTATTTCtagcattttattttatttatctaaatctGTTAAAAAGTGTTCAATGCTTATTTTGATAAGATGGATATTCGATTTTCAGGAAGCAGATATCGCTCTTGCACCATTCCAAATTACTCCCAAAAGATCCATGGCTGTGGACTTTACCAAGCCATTTATGACAAAAGGAACCAGTGTTGTCGTGAAAAAGCCAGACAGAAGTGTGTCACCATTTCAGTTTTTATCCCCACTGTCAAAATATGTGTGGATAgcaatatttgtttgtttcgTGACGACAGCCTTAGTGCTGTTTGCGACTAGTCGTGTCAACAACGACAAAAAACCAAAGTTTATGCACAATATGAGAGAAAGTTTTTGGTACATTTGGGGAACCATCTTACGCGGCAATTTGACAGGGTCCCCCACTGGGATATCCAGTAGAATTGTGAGTGCTGCATGGTGGTTTTTCTCTTTAATTATAATTTCTATATATACTGCTAATTTAGCTGCATTTTTAACTATTTCCAATGCACATATACCTATAGACTCAGCTGCTGACTTAGCTGACCAGACAGATTTTGACTACGGTACTGTGGATGGTAGTCAAATAGAAAACTTCtttaaacatacaaatatatcgCATTATGCAAAGATGTGGGCACATATGCACTTGCTCTCCAAGGAATCTATGGTGAGAAGAGTTGAAAATGGATTCGATCGAGTTTTAAGAGAGAAATATGCCTTCCTGTGGGACTCACCAGTAGTAAGGCATCATATAGCCACTGATTGCGGCCTCACGGAAATAGGAAGCCCATTCGATTTGAAAGGATATGGAATAGCTACACAGAAGGATTCCATTTACACTGAAAAACTGTCTTGGGCAACATTAAAGCTGAATGATGATGGTATTCTATATCGTTTGGAGGGAAAGTAAGTATGAAGAAATTACACCCACGTGCATTCGCATGTGTCGGTAAGGCTATTCCGATTCTTAATTCATATATCAAATCAACCCTGATTATTTTTATTCGTTTTGAACTCGATTATACAAAATTTTGGTAAGATACCGAGATGATACTAAATCTACTTGAATGTGCTTTTGAATGATTACGACAGTGGTCCCAgtgtatgtaataaaataagTTTAATCCTTTTAAGCCTGTTATGCTAGGGAAACTAAATGCACACTGAAGAACAAGTGAACATATTGTGGCAAATTACCACGGATGTCGTAGAAAAGGCAAAGGACCGACATTCAAACAAATCCGTAATTCTAACTTCAAACTATTTTAAAATGAGGTCAAATAAGAACACATGACATACCATGAAGAATAGATATACTtaattatgtatgtaaaatgaaaaGCTTATTTAATAGTTGATGCAAAGCTACACCGTCAGATGAATTTCATCCAAAGGTTTGTTATGGGTAGCCTTGGGTTTAAAAGACGCTTACCTCCTTAACATCAGCTTAACTGTTATCTGAGAAGAGGAGAGTTAGGGTCATTTTTCCCATTGCAGTATTACTACTGATGCGATCCAACAGTTGTTATTGCTATCTAATGAGACTTGAAGTAACCAAATAGCATTCAGTTATATCAAGCAACCCTTTGTATGTAATACTATGTGGGTGAATCGTGTGTATTATCATGTTGGCGTATTTGTTACACGATAATTTGGCGAAAATATCTTAAATCTATCTCTGAAATGTATAAATAGTTCGTTCGAATATAAAAAGCAGCATTTTATCGACTGCagttttcaaatattgaatCACTTCGATGTTTCCGGAACATTATTGATTTGACCTGTGAAAGATAAGATAAGGTCAAAACAGTGGCAAAGCACATAGTCTATATTGAAAAAGATGATAATCATTCACCAATGCCGAAGCGTTTTAAGGTAAAATACCGTCAGCTTAGATCAAATTAAAGTATCTATCGATGATGATGATATTCAGTGATGCTCTCACAACTCCAGGTAAATATCATGGAACAGCTAAGTGAAGCAGAGCGCAGAAATATGTAGTTGAGTGTAATTATAGGTATGCCAAGCTCTGACTCGGGGGAAAAAAGCCTCTTTCTGACCTAGATATTTTACATTACGAGTTCCACTAACCGACATGTAGGAAGCATATCTAGCTCCAGTAGCCTTAATTGCGAGTTTGTGATAATCTTTGTTATCTCGTCCCGCGTGATGTAGTTTTACCCATTTGCAAAAGAGCTGATATCGGCCATCACCACAGGTTACCAATATCCGTCGTAGAGTTGGCCACACTCATACTCTGTCTGATAACAGGGATTCGAAGTGAAATATACTCTCTATTAATCTCATTTAAGATTCACTCAACTAAACAAACTAGATTTAATCTACAGAAACAGCAACGATGAAAGATGATGTATGCTTCGTCTGTTGTTATATGATCAAATTATGTCTTATCATGTTGAAGGAACTTAAATGTCACATGGGGGAATGATTCAAATGTAATTCTTATGAATACTTATGTGGCAAAGTATGTCATATTCGGATTACATTTATGCATTAAAGCCTATGGCTGTTTGTCATGTCAGTCATATTTCAAGTGCTGATGAGAAATTGTATCATTACATTGTTATCCACAAAGTTTGAACTCAGAATTGATATATCGTTATCCGGATGCATTGCTCATTATCATTAGTATTGTCCTAATTATCTTGTAATGAAATCTCTTCTTATGATAGTATATGTTGGCAACACTTTCTTATTTTGACAACATATAGGCCGACTAGGTCATTATCTGTAAGCATAAATCGTTTATTATTCACTGTGAATGTAAAGTAAA harbors:
- the LOC117329113 gene encoding glutamate receptor U1-like isoform X2; this encodes MRFTGILTLVFLADSIYGIEQQDNKKVGILHPSQTSVFDLIDDLLIRMGTNITVTYINATASSENLDHYQNADEIVKTQKISALIGHFSETFAVATEHNRIPYFVTDMVPWDWRQHRFLIRIIPDISVFRMAICDILKYFNWMRVGILYDNDAASQVVINLIGNYTDRIKAFNIRYNSTSANVRNALKELRDNYYEKFIILCSSKNADIVLTQALYLSLLSRPNTWLVVNMGVDDITLDKYIDSRANMTSLSLMLDTNTSFCALTGSNWTLNNAVYHDSLKIYQTMLDFNNGSGRFQMLKTLRQITIDGCTGHVEFTKAGKRKETFLRMSTLATLKNGTSGTWRSLKDTMQQRIEPSRSYDSVMRMGDDIFGNEPLRITTIIEPPFIQWKNDSPLSHPIYNLNDHLEGFCVSVLEEMAKLLDFTYNLTLVPDGKFGSLKSHGWTGMVRVLFEKEADIALAPFQITPKRSMAVDFTKPFMTKGTSVVVKKPDRSVSPFQFLSPLSKYVWIAIFVCFVTTALVLFATSRVNNDKKPKFMHNMRESFWYIWGTILRGNLTGSPTGISSRIVSAAWWFFSLIIISIYTANLAAFLTISNAHIPIDSAADLADQTDFDYGTVDGSQIENFFKHTNISHYAKMWAHMHLLSKESMVRRVENGFDRVLREKYAFLWDSPVVRHHIATDCGLTEIGSPFDLKGYGIATQKDSIYTEKLSWATLKLNDDGILYRLEGKWWRRPNCPDPRQSAKSKAIEINVASGMFIVLLGGIVLSIVVFLGEMLYYRARAKNKKPIEEREENNIHSSGNHVGNNAETSSKDDEVRTVLSRTLSIGENCVHNRWE
- the LOC117329113 gene encoding glutamate receptor U1-like isoform X1, producing the protein MRFTGILTLVFLADSIYGIEQQDNKKVGILHPSQTSVFDLIDDLLIRMGTNITVTYINATASSENLDHYQNADEIVKTQKISALIGHFSETFAVATEHNRIPYFVTDMVPWDWRQHRFLIRIIPDISVFRMAICDILKYFNWMRVGILYDNDAASQVVINLIGNYTDRIKAFNIRYNSTSANVRNALKELRDNYYEKFIILCSSKNADIVLTQALYLSLLSRPNTWLVVNMGVDDITLDKYIDSRANMTSLSLMLDTNTSFCALTGSNWTLNNAVYHDSLKIYQTMLDFNNGSGRFQMLKTLRQITIDGCTGHVEFTKAGKRKETFLRMSTLATLKNGTSTLFQSGTWRSLKDTMQQRIEPSRSYDSVMRMGDDIFGNEPLRITTIIEPPFIQWKNDSPLSHPIYNLNDHLEGFCVSVLEEMAKLLDFTYNLTLVPDGKFGSLKSHGWTGMVRVLFEKEADIALAPFQITPKRSMAVDFTKPFMTKGTSVVVKKPDRSVSPFQFLSPLSKYVWIAIFVCFVTTALVLFATSRVNNDKKPKFMHNMRESFWYIWGTILRGNLTGSPTGISSRIVSAAWWFFSLIIISIYTANLAAFLTISNAHIPIDSAADLADQTDFDYGTVDGSQIENFFKHTNISHYAKMWAHMHLLSKESMVRRVENGFDRVLREKYAFLWDSPVVRHHIATDCGLTEIGSPFDLKGYGIATQKDSIYTEKLSWATLKLNDDGILYRLEGKWWRRPNCPDPRQSAKSKAIEINVASGMFIVLLGGIVLSIVVFLGEMLYYRARAKNKKPIEEREENNIHSSGNHVGNNAETSSKDDEVRTVLSRTLSIGENCVHNRWE